AAGAAGCTCGCCCATTTCTTTCTGAGGAGAATCGTCCATGTGACGTTGACGATGCCCATAATGAATGCACATCCCAATGCGACCAGGGCTGCTAATTTGGCCTTGTATGGCTTGCCAGCCCCGAGCTCGTTTCCTACCTGCAGGATTTGGCAATCATGCTGATAAAAACATTGATCTGATGTGCGATGCATCCATCTACTTCTGTCCCGGTTGCTGAATGCAATTGAGGACAGCACAGCCCATCGTCCTAAGTAATTTCGACACTCTAGGATTGTTCTTAATAATCCATTGTGAAGAGCCTGATAATCATGATTAGTACAGGAACCTAGAAACACTGACGCTACACGTGTTTCCGATGTTGTGCTCGACTCcaacaatttctaattataaaAACATTGGTGAATCCTCGCCATGCGCAGTGGATGAAACAACTGAATTTGAGTGATGCAGTCTCATGACGCATCCGATGCGAAAACAAAGACGAAAGCTTCAAAAGCACGAGAGAAAATAGTAAACTTTGCACTAAAGAAGCGTTGCACCAACTCCAGCCACTCCGAAAGAACTTACCCTGGCAGAAACACAACCAGCTAGGGCCATGGGCACAGTGTACATCATGCTGGTAGTTTGGATCAGAACCCCGGTGGCAGCCACCGCCACCGTGGGGTTCGGCAAGTACCCCGACAGGACCGTCAAAATCTCGTACCACCACCACTCCAGGCAAATCCCCAGGCAGCTTGGCACCGCTAGCCTCATCAACGGTCCCAGCCCGTCGCAGACCCGCCTAAACCCGGCCGTCCACCGAATCTCGCGCCGCCCCGACACGTACACGTACGCTGCCATCAGTACAACCATGTTCACGTTCGTAAGCACGGAGGCCACCGCCACCCCCGGCACACCCATCCCCGCACCCACCACGAGCACGTAGTTGAGCGGCACGTGGAGCGCGACGGCGGCGAGGGAGCAGTACATCATGGGCTTGGCGATGCCCTGGGACCGGAGGAAGACCCTCAGGGGCTGCAAGAGGGTGTTGGTGAGAAGGTCGGGGAGGGAGAACATGCAGTACGTGGCGGCCATGGAAGTGATGTGCCTGTCCTGGCCCATGAAGACCATGATGGGCTCGAGGTTGACCCAGAGGAGGCCGATGGGCACGATCGCGATCAGGAGGATCAGCACCATCCGTTGGAGGGAGAGGGCGAGGAGGTCCCAGTTCTTGCTCCCGTAGGCCTGAGCGCAGACCGGCTCGAGCCCTGAAGCTAGGCCGGCCAGAACAGAGTAGCCCGTGATGTTGGTGAAGCCGATGGACAGTGCTCCTCCTGCGCACGGCAAGCAAGAAagttcgtttctttttttccgaCGAATCGACGCGTTCTTGAAAACAGATATTGATTTACAAGAGAATGAGTACGAGTTTAGCACGTTAATGCAAAATTATGGCGTTTGAGAATGGGATGAATTGGAGGCAGGGCACAAGAGGACGAAGGTCACCTGCGAGCTCTAAGCTTCCGAGACGACCCAAGAACAAGACCGACACTACTTGTCGGACGAAGGCTAGTAAGTTCATGGCCGTGATGGGGAACACCATGCCTAACAGTTCTTTTAGCTCTTCAACGACCTGATAAAAGAGGGAGCAACTTCTCCATGTTCATTgctatgaaaaagaaaataacgaGAAAAATGAGAGGAACCACCTTTTTCAGTGTGGAACGACGGTGCT
The window above is part of the Eucalyptus grandis isolate ANBG69807.140 chromosome 6, ASM1654582v1, whole genome shotgun sequence genome. Proteins encoded here:
- the LOC104449535 gene encoding protein DETOXIFICATION 54 — translated: MAAKDADFSPHKLPSPSQVVEELKELLGMVFPITAMNLLAFVRQVVSVLFLGRLGSLELAGGALSIGFTNITGYSVLAGLASGLEPVCAQAYGSKNWDLLALSLQRMVLILLIAIVPIGLLWVNLEPIMVFMGQDRHITSMAATYCMFSLPDLLTNTLLQPLRVFLRSQGIAKPMMYCSLAAVALHVPLNYVLVVGAGMGVPGVAVASVLTNVNMVVLMAAYVYVSGRREIRWTAGFRRVCDGLGPLMRLAVPSCLGICLEWWWYEILTVLSGYLPNPTVAVAATGVLIQTTSMMYTVPMALAGCVSARVGNELGAGKPYKAKLAALVALGCAFIMGIVNVTWTILLRKKWASFFTKDELLKALVASVMPIMGLCELGNCPQTTGCGILRGTARPAVGARINLGSFYFVGTPVAVGLAFWLKVGFSGLWFGLLSAQAVCAVSILYNVLGRTDWEGEALKAKKLAAVEMGSSNGGAGAEGGEGEEATGLLMKGDEV